From Schizosaccharomyces pombe strain 972h- genome assembly, chromosome: II, the proteins below share one genomic window:
- the mts4 gene encoding 19S proteasome regulatory subunit Rpn1/Mts4: MSSKDISSKSPSGNDALNDKKGTKTSETNDRNSTNNTKERDELEDLSEEDLQLKNDLELLVQAVQDATPELVGSSLTQLKEIIRTSTSSMTAVPKPLKFLRPHYFTLVKIYDSWPQSPQKTQLADILSVLGMSYSNTSKHESLKYRLQGVTTDPSLWGHEYVRHLASEIEEEFASRQEEEAPTDDLMELALTIVPFFLTHNAEADAIDLLQELGAIEKVVPFVELDNASRVCLYITSCVNLLPFPEDVAMLRTAHAIYRKFDQLTQALNVAIRLDDMSLIKEDCEAATDPLLKKQMSYMLARQQIPMDMGDEELNDALNNTHLSDHFHYLGKELNLMDPKVPEDIFKTHLEVARTGLGASGVYSAKQNLANTFVNALVNAGYSNDRLILVDDEKTSWIYKNKESGLISATASIGLLQLWNVDMGLSLLDKYLYSSEENTKAGALLGIGVTNVAVRNEADPAMAILSEYLETGSVKLRASAILGLGLAYSGANREDLLDMLSPIVTDTDCPMQLSCLAALSLGLIFVGTCNGDVASTILQTLMEREESAQNDQWGRFMALGLALLFNGKQDLADATVETLKAIEGKIARQAEILVDICSYAGTGNVLHIQKLLHICSEPPSDDAKESETTIQTFAALGVATIAMGEDIGAEMVLRHFDHMMHYGEPSIRKAIPLALGLLSASNPQMRIFDTLSRYSHDNDLDVAYNAIFAMGLVGAGTSNARLAQLLRQLASYYHKESNALFMVRIAQGLLYLGKGTMTLNPYHTERQILGQTAFAGLMTVVLAMLDANTFVLDTSHWLLYAITLAIRPRMLITLGEDGQYLPVSVRVGQAVDVVGQAGRPKVITGWVTHTTPVLLHHNERAELATEAYTPLTSLEGIVILKKNTEDIEMTA, from the exons ATGAGTTCTAAAGACATTAGTTCGAAGTCCCCGAGTGGTAATGATGCATTAAATGACAAAAAAGGGACAAAGACTTCAGAAACTAATGACAGAAACTCAACGAACAATACCAAAGAAAGGGATGAATTAGAGGATTTA TCTGAAGAAGatttacaattaaaaaatgatttggAATTATTAGTTCAAGCTGTTCAAGATGCCACCCCTGAGTTGGTGGGTTCCAGTCTCACTCAgcttaaagaaataattcgTACTTCTACCTCCTCTATGACGGCCGTTCCAAAGCCTTTGAAGTTTCTTAGACCACATTATTTTACTCTCGTTAAAATCTATGATTCCTGGCCGCAAAGCCCTCAGAAGACTCAACTTGCTGATATCCTTTCAGTATTAGGAATGTCCTATAGTAATACAAGCAAACATGaatcattaaaatatcGTCTTCAGGGCGTTACCACTGATCCTTCTTTATGGGGTCATGAGTATGTTCGCCATTTGGCTTCCGAAATAGAAGAAGAGTTTGCCAGTCGCCAGGAAGAGGAAGCGCCAACCGACGATCTTATGGAACTTGCATTGACCATTGTTCCATTCTTCCTTACTCATAATGCTGAGGCTGATGCTATTGATTTATTACAAGAATTGGGTGctattgaaaaagttgtaCCCTTCGTAGAACTTGATAATGCTTCTCGCGTTTGTCTTTATATTACCAGTTGCGTTAATCTTTTGCCATTTCCTGAAGATGTCGCCATGTTAAGAACAGCGCATGCTATTTATCGGAAGTTTGACCAGCTTACACAAGCACTTAACGTTGCTATCCGCCTTGATGATATGTCTTTGATAAAAGAAGACTGTGAAGCTGCTACGGATCCCTTgttgaaaaagcaaatgtcTTACATGCTTGCTCGTCAGCAAATACCTATGGATATGGGAGACGAGGAGTTAAACGATGCTTTAAATAACACTCATTTATCTGATCACTTTCATTATCTAGGAAAGGAGTTGAACCTTATGGATCCTAAAGTTCCGGAAGATATCTTTAAAACACATTTAGAAGTGGCTAGGACTGGATTGGGTGCATCAGGAGTGTATTCCgccaaacaaaatttagcTAACACTTTTGTCAATGCCCTTGTCAATGCCGGATACAGTAACGACAGATTAATTTTGGTCGATGACGAAAAAACGTCTTggatttataaaaataaagaatctGGTTTAATAAGTGCTACAGCTTCTATTGGCCTATTACAATTATGGAATGTTGACATGGGATTGTCTTTGTTGGATAAGTATTTATACTCTTCTGAGGAGAATACCAAGGCTGGTGCATTGTTGGGAATTGGTGTTACAAATGTTGCAGTAAGAAATGAAGCTGATCCAGCTATGGCAATTCTTTCTGAATACCTTGAAACTGGCTCCGTAAAGCTTCGTGCATCAGCGATTTTAGGTTTAGGACTTGCATACAGTGGAGCTAATCGCGAAGATTTACTCGACATGTTATCTCCAATTGTTACGGATACCGATTGCCCTATGCAATTATCCTGCTTAGCCGCATTATCTTTAGGTCTTATTTTTGTTGGTACTTGCAACGGCGATGTAGCTAGCACAATTTTACAAACTCTAATGGAGCGTGAAGAGTCTGCCCAAAATGATCAATGGGGCCGTTTTATGGCTCTTGGCCTTGCCCTTCTTTTTAATGGTAAACAAGACCTTGCGGATGCTACAGTCGAAACACTGAAAGCTATTGAGGGTAAAATTGCACGACAAGCTGAAATTTTGGTGGATATTTGCTCGTATGCTGGAACTGGCAACGTTCTTCACATCCAAAAATTGCTTCATATCTGTAGTGAACCTCCCAGTGATGATGCTAAGGAGAGTGAGACTACTATCCAGACATTTGCAGCACTTGGTGTTGCTACTATAGCTATGGGTGAAGATATTGGAGCAGAAATGGTTTTGAGACATTTCGATCACATGATGCATTATGGCGAACCCTCTATTCGAAAAGCTATACCACTTGCATTAGGATTGCTTTCCGCTTCCAATCCTCAAATGCGTATATTTGACACGCTTTCACGCTATAGTCACGATAATGATTTGGATGTTGCTTACAACGCAATCTTTGCAATGGGTCTTGTTGGTGCTGGTACTAGTAATGCGCGTTTGGCTCAATTACTCCGCCAACTAGCCAGTTATTATCACAAAGAATCCAACGCTCTATTCATGGTTCGTATCGCTCAAGGTTTACTTTACTTAGGAAAAGGAACAATGACGCTTAACCCTTATCATACAGAACGGCAGATTCTTGGTCAAACTGCTTTTGCTGGTCTTATGACTGTTGTATTAGCTATGCTAGATGCAAATACCTTTGTCCTTGATACCTCGCATTGGTTGCTTTATGCTATTACGTTAGCAATACGACCCCGAATGCTCATTACCCTTGGTGAGGACGGTCAATATTTACCAGTAAGCGTTCGAGTTGGTCAAGCAGTAGATGTGGTCGGTCAAGCTGGTCGTCCCAAGGTCATTACGGGTTGGGTCACACATACTACACCAGTTTTGTTGCATCACAATGAGCGAGCTGAACTAGCGACGGAAGCATATACACCTTTGACTTCGTTGGAAGGtattgttattttaaaaaaaaatacggAGGACATTGAAATGACCGCTTAA
- the omh1 gene encoding Golgi alpha-1,2-mannosyltransferase Omh1, translated as MVRLPRKFKRVLLLVVLLTLVVFVRFKKQYIPTISVFEGSLIDNRDTLSYFNISNLEPSERSEWLPNKRVNAAFVTLARNEDLNDLLKSIRKLEKTFNHKYHYGWVFLNNEEFSDEFKEHVIEAVSGKCEFGLVPQEQWSIPEYIDQDKMHENWKKLQELGILYADKESYRHMCRFESGFFYRHPLVQKYEYYWRVEPSVDFFCDLDFDPFAYMKENNKAYAFTITVTEYSETIPSLWPSTKEFIKMHPNALHPNNALNFISNDDGETYNGCHFWTNFEIAKVDFWESEVYSKYFDYLDKSGNFFYERWGDAPVHSIAVSLFADRDNIHFFNEIGYWHPGSGHCPLDDATRAKCDCDPYESIDYNGWSCLDKFYTAFEMPFPENWSFYSH; from the coding sequence ATGGTTCGCTTGCCAAGAAAGTTCAAACGTGTTTTACTTTTAGTGGTATTACTTACATTGGTTGTATTTGTACGTTTCAAAAAGCAATACATCCCAACTATCAGTGTATTTGAGGGCAGTCTGATTGACAATCGAGATACTCTTTCGTATTTCAATATTTCTAATCTAGAGCCCTCAGAACGCTCCGAATGGCTTCCAAATAAACGGGTTAATGCTGCCTTTGTTACGTTGGCAAGAAATGAAGATTTGAATGATTTACTTAAATCAATCCGAAAACTTGAGAAGACTTTCAATCATAAATATCATTATGGATGGGTTTTCCTTAACAATGAGGAGTTCTCTGACGAATTTAAGGAGCATGTTATTGAAGCGGTCTCTGGCAAATGTGAATTTGGTTTGGTACCTCAGGAACAATGGAGCATTCCGGAATATATTGACCAAGACAAAATGCAtgaaaattggaaaaaactTCAAGAATTAGGAATTCTTTATGCTGACAAAGAATCTTATCGTCACATGTGTCGCTTTGAGTCTGGTTTCTTTTATCGTCATCCTCTTGTTCAGAAGTACGAATATTATTGGAGAGTTGAACCTAGTGTGGATTTCTTTTGCGACCTCGATTTCGATCCATTTGCTTATATGAAGGAAAATAACAAGGCGTATGCATTCACTATCACTGTAACTGAATATTCAGAAACAATTCCTTCTCTTTGGCCCTCTACCAAAGAATTCATCAAAATGCACCCTAATGCTCTTCATCCTAATAATGCTCTAAACTTCATATCTAATGATGATGGGGAAACTTATAACGGATGTCATTTTTGGactaattttgaaattgcgAAAGTTGATTTTTGGGAAAGTGAAGTTTAtagtaaatattttgactACCTTGATAAAAGTGGTAATTTCTTCTATGAGCGTTGGGGTGATGCTCCAGTTCATAGCATTGCTGTTTCGTTGTTCGCTGATCGTGACAAtatccattttttcaatgaGATTGGCTATTGGCATCCTGGTAGCGGTCATTGTCCTTTGGATGATGCTACACGCGCTAAATGCGACTGTGATCCTTATGAATCCATTGATTATAATGGATGGAGCTGTCTAGATAAATTCTATACCGCATTTGAAATGCCTTTCCCCGAAAACTGGTCTTTTTATAGCCATTAA
- the mor2 gene encoding morphogenesis protein Mor2: MSLNEIAHDQPVENGPLYSEKQDHTAVDYALHILFTQFVRLSEQKISFLSRYHANEGKNAEPVRFNVGEQEAILLLKKGEDNEFDRCIQALVALASSKPVAVIESLLCWRKVRVDITSSSGTPRVVNERRSSISIYILCRVLTEIAETIPSNALEESTVSCLLECVFHQLLSAKNLPVSSSYFSLANWESFAFLVGSMSRFNFVMVSDRFIEEIEHLEKSGCDSRQKETVLVHLLRAMRYLRLQLYPTTLLEESIAFLQSLTSFFMKANTALKIEYAYLMEQLLRPLISRATFEVNIPAWSRTIETIYPVVLKMCTKTKYWNVFFPFCCTLLCLSPKQFFLKHWISSLDAAFFRVKDRRLRNTGLPHLSRVVWTYSNQYKEEPSIMNSNISNILKSGFSIGKKFSVVPFATLEELDGYAQIVRVVGAHFPELVIKEILTPLSTDAFTENIGPEKLMIVVRSVYYILHDMKYKKSDSTIFEYIEFEFVDLHEVAVGTPLQQFVHNLSQKLLFLVFQLSTNTNCYLDSKNATSLLALYINALKVFPCLMGKLEQRVIDAYVKCLNCSNKIIHTVCHNSLIYFSSGLKMSKSVISCLSRKLVKGSEYLLRTYHEVIRIWISQQEAVIEKRNSVLSNKSCASSESNTPASVKQDYDDIQSWTIIEEIQSLGVLHLSSPSVGIRKFAVALLNDVKQLNTEYLMLSSDKVEVGDIYSEPTIVDVLKDCDSSILSVESHLPTAAERSRLRKFINDGTKDMLLKLATSNSGVDISIWYNVFPRFIKVCFERFPTTMALLRNTVCEKLPSITMQLLSRIESSELNFNLKSAVKNDNFPEFLLVQWKLYLIVACCTITYTSNVDYSHTDLRRTLTAVQSGNHLRGLQETIKITSAESLFSMVLPLIFTEFSPIREAVVFAIGCINVNAFPQLVRSLKPYISVLKQDHQEFIFAGLNFPSVKRRNKPDLLLRSEIAHIFAMTSHLLLHELLNEDREALSVISEFLKDLKGFLSTPNVQADEKYLKLRCYFSQLLEKVLLVQNLHPSSEVLPFSGRASCWKLLDEWTGFGPARAITKNREELMRAHIRGNNKDIRERDKLLASFEAGKQNLEYLAIKAMIALCTAKLQQELTEGVFLFDIEILLNWFTAVFGSPSKAIVGLARKGLTALLLENSSNEVLLQKVINRCFSKEISQTISNYYFLSLSEMLIQINPNNLSKPKLLPLCLVNLSTNNLSVRLKAFELLGNFHLNNFTMTALMEFKTFLESSNPALYLKPQYLFSVQLASDFTEDSFTLTSECLRYFNYGHQHRRGLVTVLLPWLQNLELKMDVENKTFDSFTAVILIDLIEVTAKFTNDLPNEIEALWTSLALSRHKSNWTVILFFLMQQCYQRKTFSFVDCTRQITIYLAKTELLSDLYSTLLSFVCPANVSNENQEVYKFSLEDLSSTYVANLEDLFPSEKNHISYSPCQLSLLLLMDILPNPSIITVTDDVATILHAAFIQFDHYSRIVQEQCQQIFQYVVRKVLAMEGRLDYDDAYFDFNVESSLITGLRGKTKKEDDLVKYHNMILKTIELLSSSYPELKQIWGEVALSWATTCPSRRLACNSFQLFRSLLPDFDARMLLEIISRLVGTISDETSYLRDYSVEILRTFNSYVLVMNSDDLLSYSQILWTAIACLTTIHEDEFIESVKIAYAYFLRVEETDSATQQIMETFPQNWVGDYQGLQILILKGFRSTNSFEITMNFFLLLMDFKDNDLVGVGYLRILSCLLVSLPAMVYTYEHSDPITFDLSVFCHKLATLASQFNDDALIELLDTYLKRKFRSIKDFLKHTVSYLYSYYFEDYELEIVSTLTMFLSNNLTWFRKSTLDVLKELFPLIDFQKPIYSEHGLGIVSPLLRLLPTGYAMEALSLLTDSVLHVSAPTDMQTLKLLMVDPKLKNSDDRLAGFFEIPDEDGWYEPNSEYAAAITKSNVHAVFYSCSTTEASVSTPEVRFHADEVSNYPRHVPTDSHGSLDENSLGELVTTLHSLDVFFAEDRDEELIQPDVAVDPKLDITSEDYDDRIATILSGSLRRQKQGLMAYETESFRDYSPNEEIDASAKLPMDMPPVRVRKSSFISKLKPHYFMDAESYYPSLKALGNSAEHRLSLDEIRGAAELKQNKNWNSMLDQSVSMINEDSVEDHETHENYYHLRTMFQGSESNESFTDTTRSRGWH, encoded by the coding sequence ATGAGCTTGAATGAAATTGCTCACGATCAACCTGTCGAAAATGGTCCTTTGTATTCTGAGAAGCAGGACCATACGGCAGTTGATTACGCGCTTCACATACTTTTCACCCAGTTTGTTCGACTCTctgaacaaaaaatatcatttctTTCTCGTTATCATGCCAACGAAGGTAAGAATGCTGAACCTGTACGATTCAACGTTGGAGAGCAAGAAGCTATCCTCCTTCTTAAAAAGGGGGAAGATAATGAATTTGACAGATGTATTCAAGCTCTTGTAGCTTTAGCTAGTAGCAAACCGGTTGCCGTCATTGAATCCCTATTGTGTTGGAGAAAAGTTCGTGTTGATATTACAAGTTCAAGTGGTACTCCTCGGGTTGTTAATGAGCGGAGGAGTTCTATTTCTATCTATATACTTTGCCGTGTCTTGACTGAGATTGCTGAAACGATACCGTCAAATGCCTTAGAAGAAAGCACTGTATCTTGTTTATTAGAATGCGTTTTTCATCAGCTACTAAGCgctaaaaatttaccaGTTTCGTCATCCTATTTCAGTCTTGCTAATTGGGAAAGTTTTGCATTCCTTGTGGGAAGTATGTCTCGATTTAACTTCGTCATGGTATCAGATCGTTTTATTGAAGAGATTGAGCATTTGGAAAAGTCTGGCTGTGATTCCAGGCAAAAAGAAACGGTTCTTGTCCATCTCCTTAGAGCAATGCGTTATTTGCGTTTGCAGCTTTATCCAACAACTCTTTTAGAAGAgtcaattgcttttttgcAATCATTGACTTCCTTTTTCATGAAAGCCAACACAGCCTTGAAAATCGAATATGCATATCTTATGGAACAGTTGCTTCGACCATTAATCAGTCGAGCTACATTTGAGGTGAATATTCCTGCGTGGTCGCGCACCATTGAAACAATATATCCTGTAGTACTGAAAATGTGTACGAAAACTAAATACTGGAATGtttttttccctttttgtTGTACACTTCTATGTCTTTCTCCCAAACAGTTCTTCCTTAAGCATTGGATATCCTCCCTTGATGCTGCTTTTTTTCGTGTTAAAGACAGACGATTAAGGAACACCGGTCTACCCCATCTTTCTCGTGTTGTATGGACTTACTCTAATCAGTATAAGGAAGAACCTTCCATAATGAATTCTAATATTTctaatattttgaaatcgGGATTTTCGATTGGCAAAAAGTTTAGCGTGGTTCCATTCGCCACTTTAGAAGAATTGGATGGTTATGCACAAATTGTGCGTGTAGTCGGTGCTCATTTTCCAGAGCTTGTCATCAAAGAGATTTTAACACCTTTGTCTACTGATGCTTTTACCGAGAATATTGGCCCTGAGAAATTAATGATTGTTGTTCGGTCTGTTTATTACATTCTGCACGACATGAAGTACAAAAAATCGGATAGTACTATATTCGAATATATTGAATTTGAGTTCGTTGATTTACATGAAGTTGCCGTCGGAACTCCATTACAACAATTTGTTCATAATCTTTCGCAAAAGCTTCTATTCCTCGTTTTTCAGCTCTCCACTAATACCAACTGTTACCttgattcaaaaaatgcaacCAGTTTGCTTGCTTTGTACATTAATGCACTCAAAGTGTTTCCTTGTCTCATGGGAAAATTAGAACAACGTGTAATTGATGCATATGTTAAGTGTTTGAATtgttcaaacaaaataatcCATACTGTTTGTCATAACTCTTTGATATACTTTTCTTCTGGGCTTAAAATGTCGAAGTCAGTGATATCTTGTCTTTCTCGGAAATTGGTTAAGGGTTCAGAGTACTTGTTACGAACTTACCATGAAGTTATTAGAATTTGGATCAGTCAGCAAGAAGCagttattgaaaaaaggaattctGTCCTTAGTAATAAATCGTGTGCAAGTTCTGAAAGCAATACTCCTGCCTCTGTAAAACAAGATTATGATGACATTCAAAGTTGGACGataattgaagaaattcaaTCACTTGGTGTACTTCATTTATCTTCACCATCAGTTGGAATCCGTAAGTTTGCAGTGGCTTTGCTTAATGATGTTAAGCAATTAAATACGGAGTATTTGATGCTTTCTTCAGATAAAGTTGAAGTTGGTGACATATATTCTGAACCGACAATTGTCGATGTTCTGAAAGATTGCgattcttcaattttgaGTGTCGAAAGTCACTTACCGACTGCTGCTGAAAGGTCACGATTGCGCAAGTTTATCAACGATGGAACCAAGGATATGCTTTTGAAACTAGCTACGTCAAACAGCGGCGTTGACATTTCAATATGGTACAATGTATTTCCTCGCTTTATAAAGGtttgttttgaaagattTCCTACCACTATGGCATTGCTTAGAAATACTGTTTGTGAGAAACTTCCGAGTATTACTATGCAATTATTATCGCGTATTGAATCTTCGGAATTAAACTTTAACTTGAAGTCTGctgtaaaaaatgataattttcCTGAGTTTTTATTAGTTCAGTGGAAGCTGTACCTTATTGTTGCATGTTGTACAATTACATACACTTCTAACGTGGATTATTCGCACACTGACCTTAGGAGGACACTTACTGCTGTTCAATCTGGAAACCATTTACGTGGTTTACAGGAAACCATAAAGATAACTAGCGCAGAAAGTCTTTTTAGTATGGTATTGCCTCTCATTTTTACTGAATTTTCTCCTATACGTGAAGCTGTTGTTTTTGCTATTGGCTGTATAAACGTAAACGCCTTTCCACAATTAGTACGTTCTTTGAAGCCGTATATATCTGTGCTCAAACAGGATCATCAAGAGTTTATTTTTGCAGGCTTAAACTTCCCTTCTGTGAAGCGCCGTAATAAACCTGATTTGTTATTGCGATCTGAAATAGCTCACATTTTTGCAATGACATCACATCTCTTATTGCATGAGTTATTAAATGAAGACCGTGAAGCGTTGTCTGTTATAtctgaatttttgaaagatttaAAGGGATTTTTGAGTACTCCTAATGTCCAAGCAGATGAGAagtatttgaaattaaGGTGCTACTTTTCTCAATTACTTGAGAAAGTATTACTGGTTCAGAATTTGCATCCGTCGTCTGAGgttcttcctttttcgGGACGTGCTTCGTGTTGGAAATTATTGGATGAATGGACTGGATTTGGTCCTGCTCGTgcaattacaaaaaatcgCGAAGAGCTAATGAGAGCTCATATACGCGGTAACAATAAAGATATTCGTGAGCGTGATAAGTTGTTAGCTTCATTTGAAGCTGGAAAGCAAAACCTCGAGTATTTGGCTATTAAGGCAATGATCGCGTTATGTACAGCAAAGCTACAACAGGAATTAACTGAAGGAGTGTTTTTGTTCGACATAGAGATACTGCTTAATTGGTTTACTGCTGTCTTTGGTTCTCCCTCCAAGGCTATAGTGGGGCTGGCTAGAAAAGGCCTGACCGCCTTATTATTAGAGAATAGCAGCAATGAAGTATTGCTGCAGAAGGTAATCAACCGTTGCTTTTCTAAAGAGATTTCGCAGACTATTTCTAATTACTATTTCTTGTCGCTTTCTGAAATGcttattcaaataaatcCAAACAATTTGAGTAAACCAAAGCTTTTGCCCTTGTGTTTGGTAAACCTTTCCACGAATAATCTTTCGGTAAGGCTAAAAGCATTTGAGTTACTTGGAAATTTTCAtctaaataattttactaTGACTGCATTGATGGAATTTAAAACATTCTTGGAATCAAGCAACCCCGCTTTATACTTGAAACCTCAATACTTATTTTCTGTACAGCTTGCTAGCGATTTTACTGAAGATTCATTCACTTTAACTTCAGAATGTTTACGTTATTTCAATTATGGTCATCAACATAGACGTGGACTGGTGACGGTTTTACTTCCGTGGCTACAAAATTTGGAGCTAAAGATGGAtgttgaaaacaaaactttCGATTCTTTTACGGCGGTAATTCTAATTGATTTGATTGAAGTCACTGCAAAGTTTACTAATGATTTACCTAACGAAATTGAGGCTTTATGGACCTCGTTAGCTCTTTCGCGTCACAAGTCGAACTGGACCGtaatcttattttttttaatgcaaCAGTGTTACCAAAggaaaactttttcttttgttgaCTGTACAAGACAGATTACTATTTATCTCGCGAAAACAGAACTTCTTTCTGATCTTTACTCTACCCTTCTGTCTTTTGTTTGTCCTGCTAATGTATCGAATGAAAACCAAGAGgtttataaatttagtCTTGAGGATTTATCTTCAACTTATGTTGCAAATTTAGAGGATTTGTTTCCCagtgaaaaaaatcatatttCCTACTCCCCGTGCCAGTTATCTTTACTATTATTGATGGATATTCTTCCAAATCCTTCTATAATCACAGTTACTGATGATGTGGCTACAATACTCCATGCTGCTTTTATACAATTTGATCATTATTCTCGCATAGTCCAAGAGCAATGCCAGCAGATTTTTCAGTATGTTGTACGAAAAGTTCTAGCTATGGAAGGAAGGTTAGATTATGACGACGcttattttgatttcaatGTAGAAAGCTCACTAATAACGGGCCTTCGTGGTAAAACCAAGAAGGAGGATGATTTGGTTAAATATCATAACATGATTTTGAAGACAATTGAGTTATTGAGTTCATCATATCCTGAGCTTAAACAAATATGGGGTGAGGTTGCTTTATCGTGGGCTACGACTTGTCCTTCTCGACGTTTGGCTTGTAATTCATTCCAGTTGTTTCGTTCTTTGCTTCCAGATTTTGATGCACGAATGCTTCTTGAGATTATTTCTCGTCTAGTTGGTACAATATCAGATGAAACGAGCTATTTACGTGATTATTCCGTTGAAATATTGCGAACTTTTAATTCCTATGTTTTAGTTATGAACTCCGATGATTTACTAAGTTATTCTCAAATATTATGGACAGCCATTGCGTGTTTGACTACAATCCATGAGGatgaatttattgaatCTGTGAAAATTGCATATGCTTACTTTCTGAGAGTGGAGGAGACGGACTCTGCTACCCAACAAATTATGGAGACATTTCCCCAAAACTGGGTTGGAGATTACCAAGGTCTTCagattttaatattaaaaggTTTCCGTTCAACTaattcttttgaaattaccatgaattttttccttttgctGATGGATTTCAAGGATAATGATTTGGTTGGCGTTGGTTATTTGAGGATACTATCCTGCTTGTTGGTGTCATTACCAGCGATGGTATATACATACGAGCATTCAGATCCTATTACTTTTGATTTAAGTGTTTTCTGTCATAAATTAGCTACTCTTGCTTCACAATTTAACGATGATGCATTGATTGAGCTTCTTGACACATATCTCAAACGTAAATTCAGGTCAATtaaggattttttaaaacatacGGTTTCATACCTATACTCCtattattttgaagattACGAGCTAGAAATTGTTAGTACTCTTACGATGTTTCTATCAAATAATTTGACTTGGTTTAGAAAGTCTACGTTAGATGTGTTAAAAGAACTCTTTCCATTAATTGATTTCCAAAAACCTATATATTCCGAACATGGATTAGGTATTGTTTCACCGCTTCTTCGACTCTTACCTACTGGTTATGCAATGGAAGCGTTGTCTTTGCTAACCGACTCAGTGCTTCATGTATCTGCTCCCACAGATATGCAAACCTTAAAGTTATTAATGGTTGACcctaaattaaaaaattcagatGATCGTCTGGCtggattttttgaaataccTGACGAGGATGGATGGTATGAACCAAACTCTGAATATGCAGCTGCTATAACTAAAAGCAACGTACATGCCGTATTTTATAGCTGTTCCACTACCGAGGCTTCTGTGAGTACGCCAGAGGTTAGATTTCATGCTGATGAAGTATCCAATTATCCGCGACACGTTCCTACTGACAGTCATGGTTCGCTTGACGAAAATTCACTAGGAGAGCTAGTTACAACTCTTCATAGCCTCGATGTCTTCTTCGCTGAAGATAGGGATGAAGAGTTAATTCAGCCTGATGTCGCCGTTGATCCAAAATTAGATATTACATCGGAAGATTATGACGATCGGATAGCTACGATTCTTTCAGGTAGCCTTAGACGGCAGAAACAAGGTCTTATGGCTTATGAAACAGAATCCTTCAGAGATTATTCACCGAACGAAGAAATTGATGCATCAGCAAAATTGCCGATGGACATGCCGCCGGTGAGAGTAAGAAAGTCGTCTTTTATCTCTAAATTAAAACCTCATTACTTTATGGATGCTGAATCTTATTATCCTTCTTTAAAGGCACTTGGTAATTCGGCGGAACATCGTTTATCTTTGGACGAAATACGAGGTGCAGCAgaattgaaacaaaataaaaattggaaTTCCATGTTAGATCAATCTGTTTCTATGATTAATGAAGATTCAGTGGAAGACCATGAAACTCATGaaaattattatcatttaCGTACAATGTTTCAAGGAAGTGAAAGCAATGAATCTTTTACTGATACAACTCGATCCCGCGGTTGGCATTGA
- the gcv3 gene encoding glycine decarboxylase complex subunit H, translating to MLARSALRSGFLPSLTSSVKTGFCLKAAAPTLSMKWSAVKYYSTKHFTKEHEWVKVDGDVGTVGITSYAANALGEVVFVELPEPETTVSVGDGIGAVESVKSASDVYSPVSGTVTSINESLGDSPDKVSSSPEEEGWICKIKLSSPDELKSLLNDESYAQFCKEEDASH from the coding sequence ATGTTAGCTCGTTCTGCCCTTCGCTCTGGTTTCCTTCCCTCTCTTACCTCATCTGTAAAGACCGGTTTCTGTTTGAAGGCAGCAGCTCCTACTTTATCCATGAAATGGAGCGCGGTAAAATATTACTCAACTAAACACTTTACTAAGGAACATGAATGGGTTAAAGTCGATGGAGATGTTGGAACTGTAGGAATTACCTCTTATGCTGCGAATGCTCTTGGTGAAGTTGTATTCGTTGAATTGCCAGAACCTGAGACTACCGTGAGTGTAGGTGATGGCATCGGTGCTGTTGAGTCAGTCAAGTCGGCTAGTGATGTATATTCTCCAGTGTCTGGTACAGTTACTTCTATCAATGAATCTCTTGGTGATTCACCAGATAAGGTGAGCTCGTCTCCCGAGGAAGAAGGTTGGATTTGCAAAATCAAGTTATCATCACCTGACGAATTGAAATCACTATTAAATGATGAAAGTTACGCTCAATTTTGCAAGGAAGAAGACGCGTCCCATTAA